A genomic window from Roseobacter denitrificans OCh 114 includes:
- the istB gene encoding IS21-like element helper ATPase IstB, producing MILHSLNLLQISKRNPVNATDPFTEMQQQDGTASLTHAEWLGLLIDREATSRETKRFESRMRTAKLRHVGASPEDVDYKSRRGLDKALFQQMLTGRWIKDKRNLMITGPCGVGKTWLACALAQSACRDGVTVLYKRMPRLFDELELAHGDGRFPRVFKALTKTQLLILDDWGPDRLDASQRRDLMEIVEDRYEVGSTLITSQLPIDAWHDVIGEPTFADAILDRLVHNAYRIELDGQSMRKTKLKTGDESTQN from the coding sequence ATGATCCTCCACTCGTTGAACCTGCTTCAAATATCCAAGCGAAACCCAGTTAATGCAACAGACCCCTTTACCGAGATGCAACAACAGGACGGCACTGCCAGCCTGACGCACGCCGAATGGCTGGGTCTGCTCATTGATCGCGAGGCAACCAGCCGCGAGACAAAGCGGTTCGAAAGCCGCATGCGTACAGCAAAACTGCGACACGTCGGTGCTTCGCCGGAAGACGTGGATTACAAATCTCGGCGCGGTCTCGACAAAGCTCTGTTCCAGCAGATGCTGACCGGGCGCTGGATCAAAGACAAACGCAACCTGATGATCACTGGCCCTTGCGGCGTTGGCAAAACCTGGCTGGCCTGCGCCCTCGCGCAATCAGCATGCCGTGATGGGGTAACTGTGCTTTACAAACGCATGCCGCGCCTCTTTGACGAGCTGGAGTTGGCCCACGGAGACGGACGCTTTCCCCGGGTATTCAAAGCGCTGACGAAAACCCAACTGCTGATCCTGGACGATTGGGGCCCGGATCGCCTCGATGCAAGTCAGCGCCGCGACTTGATGGAAATTGTCGAAGATCGCTACGAAGTTGGATCAACCCTGATCACCAGCCAACTGCCAATCGACGCATGGCACGATGTGATCGGCGAGCCCACCTTTGCAGATGCCATTCTCGACCGCCTTGTGCACAATGCCTATCGCATCGAACTCGACGGGCAAAGCATGCGCAAAACCAAACTCAAAACAGGTGACGAAAGCACCCAAAACTGA
- a CDS encoding ArdC family protein, which produces MMFTCLENFVASEVPLPVICRFANVAMASVCHLKTDFAALSAKLELHSYSVFTVDQIDGLPECCYTKPEPVIDPAERIEHADRFFAETGADIRHGGNRAYYPGASDYVQVPVLESFRSPEAYCTTLAHELTHWTKHRSRLDREFGRKKWGDEGYAREELGGAFLCADLAITPEPGEDHAAYIQGWLKVLKNDKRAIFAAAAHAQRATDYLCQMQPSAEEEKHNNRAAA; this is translated from the coding sequence GTGATGTTCACCTGCTTAGAGAATTTTGTAGCGAGTGAGGTGCCCCTTCCCGTCATTTGCCGGTTCGCAAACGTTGCCATGGCGTCTGTCTGCCATCTGAAAACCGACTTCGCGGCACTCTCAGCCAAACTGGAACTCCATTCATACAGCGTTTTCACCGTTGATCAGATCGACGGCCTGCCAGAGTGCTGCTACACCAAGCCCGAGCCGGTGATTGATCCGGCGGAGCGCATCGAGCATGCGGACCGGTTCTTTGCCGAGACTGGCGCTGATATCCGGCATGGCGGCAACCGTGCCTATTATCCAGGGGCAAGTGACTATGTGCAGGTGCCTGTTTTAGAGAGCTTTCGCAGCCCTGAGGCCTATTGTACCACGCTTGCACATGAGCTGACACACTGGACAAAGCACCGAAGCCGCCTGGACCGGGAATTCGGGCGCAAGAAATGGGGTGATGAAGGTTATGCGCGCGAGGAGCTGGGTGGAGCCTTCCTATGCGCCGATCTGGCCATAACGCCGGAACCTGGCGAAGATCACGCCGCCTATATCCAGGGCTGGCTGAAGGTGCTGAAGAACGACAAACGCGCGATCTTTGCCGCTGCCGCGCACGCACAGAGAGCAACCGACTATTTGTGCCAGATGCAGCCGAGTGCTGAGGAAGAAAAGCACAACAATCGGGCTGCCGCATAG
- a CDS encoding PhoX family protein: MTLDTKTNLSADELEDLSFDDFDEAINPRPENNDFDAVVEQAISRRGFMGGVLSLGGVTALGAATTALTPISARAAENRFGFTAIAASTEDTITVPDGYNWHVATRWGDPLFSDVPEFDHATRGTAASQARAFGDNNDGMAIFTDKDGHQILVANNEYTNRSVIWGNNPEGKYVSDDDILKGKNAHGLTAAELKEVDGKWQIVKDSPYNRRFTPDEPMDITGPARGHALMQTNADPTGETVLGTFNNCGNGRTPWGTYLACEENFNGYFGTSDADGYEQDAGKKRYGVSGKDRGYGWWKIDDRFDVVKEPNEANRHGYITEVDPYDPTSKPKKRTALGRFKHENAEVVVNFDGRIAIYMGDDERGEFLYRYVSDGYYAEGGNTDALMENGTIYAAKFEADGTGKWLALTPEATGMDKAMICIQTRMAASAVGATTMDRPEWVTANPLKAEVYCALTNNKNRGIKPNAGGDETPVGGPNPREANKYGQIVRWWPSNGDHTADTFKWDLFVMAGNPTVHQDMNGGSTNVNEGNMFNSPDGLSFDNKGLLWIQTDGNYSNEEDFAGQGNNQMLIGDPATGEIRRFLVGPREAEITGISWSADRRTVFVGVQHPGERGDSNWPDGGDKTPRSSIIAVRRDDGAVIG; encoded by the coding sequence ATGACTTTGGATACCAAAACCAATCTATCAGCCGACGAACTCGAAGATCTATCGTTTGACGACTTTGACGAGGCGATAAACCCAAGGCCTGAAAACAACGACTTTGATGCAGTTGTTGAACAGGCGATTTCACGGCGTGGGTTTATGGGGGGCGTGCTGTCTCTGGGAGGCGTCACCGCTCTTGGTGCTGCCACCACAGCGCTTACGCCGATATCTGCACGGGCTGCAGAAAACCGTTTTGGATTCACAGCAATTGCTGCGAGCACCGAAGATACCATCACCGTGCCAGACGGTTACAATTGGCATGTGGCCACACGTTGGGGTGATCCGCTGTTTTCCGATGTTCCAGAATTTGACCATGCGACGCGTGGCACTGCGGCGAGCCAAGCGCGCGCTTTTGGCGATAACAATGATGGCATGGCAATCTTCACCGACAAAGACGGTCATCAAATTCTTGTCGCCAACAACGAGTACACAAATAGATCGGTGATATGGGGCAATAATCCAGAAGGAAAATATGTCTCGGACGACGACATTCTGAAGGGTAAGAACGCTCACGGTTTGACGGCGGCTGAACTGAAGGAAGTCGATGGAAAATGGCAGATCGTCAAAGACTCTCCATACAACCGCCGCTTTACGCCCGATGAACCTATGGACATTACGGGTCCAGCACGTGGTCATGCATTGATGCAAACCAATGCCGACCCGACAGGTGAGACGGTCCTTGGTACCTTTAATAACTGTGGAAACGGACGCACCCCTTGGGGCACCTATCTGGCGTGTGAGGAAAACTTCAATGGGTATTTTGGCACCAGCGATGCGGACGGCTATGAACAGGACGCTGGCAAAAAACGCTACGGTGTGAGCGGAAAAGACCGTGGGTACGGCTGGTGGAAAATCGATGATCGTTTCGATGTGGTCAAAGAGCCAAACGAAGCAAACCGCCATGGCTATATTACAGAAGTCGACCCTTACGACCCGACATCCAAGCCCAAGAAACGTACGGCACTTGGCCGGTTCAAGCATGAGAATGCGGAAGTTGTGGTTAATTTCGATGGCCGGATCGCGATCTACATGGGCGATGACGAGCGCGGTGAGTTCTTGTACCGGTACGTCTCTGATGGATATTACGCCGAAGGCGGTAACACGGATGCGCTGATGGAAAATGGCACGATTTATGCGGCCAAGTTCGAAGCAGATGGCACAGGCAAGTGGCTGGCACTTACCCCTGAAGCGACAGGCATGGATAAGGCTATGATCTGCATTCAAACACGAATGGCTGCGTCCGCAGTTGGTGCAACAACAATGGATCGGCCGGAATGGGTGACAGCCAATCCTCTGAAGGCCGAAGTCTATTGCGCCCTCACAAACAACAAGAACCGGGGCATAAAACCGAATGCCGGTGGAGATGAAACGCCGGTGGGCGGTCCAAACCCACGAGAAGCCAATAAATACGGACAAATCGTGCGATGGTGGCCTTCAAACGGGGACCACACGGCGGATACTTTCAAATGGGATCTTTTTGTAATGGCGGGCAACCCAACGGTTCATCAAGATATGAATGGTGGGTCGACGAACGTAAACGAAGGGAACATGTTCAACTCGCCTGATGGCTTATCGTTTGATAATAAAGGACTACTTTGGATTCAGACAGATGGAAATTATTCCAATGAAGAGGACTTTGCGGGTCAAGGAAACAATCAGATGCTCATAGGTGATCCTGCAACTGGTGAAATTCGACGCTTCCTGGTGGGGCCAAGAGAAGCTGAGATCACGGGTATTTCCTGGTCTGCAGATCGCAGAACCGTCTTTGTCGGAGTTCAACATCCTGGCGAACGCGGGGACTCCAATTGGCCAGACGGCGGCGATAAAACTCCACGTTCATCGATAATAGCAGTCCGCCGTGACGATGGCGCTGTTATTGGCTGA
- a CDS encoding thermonuclease family protein, whose protein sequence is MKFLRPVSFAALMLFLSISAVHAELQSIRITGEVSVFDGDTIEIGPVLLRLHGIDAPENGQKCATADGGVWRCGAAASNKMVEFITGKALDCNPLERDPYGRIIARCMANGEDLGAMMVREGLAWAFLEYSAEYAELETTAKASGLNVWQAKTQTPWDYRDDKWNRAVEARPDGCPIKGNIGAGKAKIYHTPWSPNYGTTKIDKTKGELWFCTEAEALAAGWAAQRSK, encoded by the coding sequence ATGAAATTTCTGCGTCCCGTGTCATTCGCTGCGCTCATGCTATTCTTGTCTATCTCGGCGGTCCATGCCGAGTTGCAATCTATCCGCATCACGGGCGAGGTTTCTGTATTTGATGGGGACACCATTGAAATAGGTCCAGTCCTACTCAGACTTCATGGCATAGATGCTCCGGAGAACGGCCAGAAATGCGCAACAGCAGATGGCGGTGTCTGGCGCTGTGGCGCGGCAGCAAGCAACAAGATGGTTGAATTCATCACAGGCAAAGCATTGGATTGTAACCCGTTGGAACGTGACCCCTATGGACGAATTATTGCACGGTGCATGGCGAATGGCGAAGACTTGGGCGCTATGATGGTGCGCGAGGGCCTGGCTTGGGCTTTCTTAGAATACAGCGCGGAATACGCCGAGCTTGAAACCACCGCAAAAGCATCGGGTTTAAACGTCTGGCAGGCAAAAACTCAGACACCGTGGGATTACCGGGACGACAAGTGGAACCGCGCCGTTGAAGCCCGCCCAGACGGTTGCCCTATCAAGGGAAACATCGGCGCAGGAAAAGCGAAAATCTACCACACACCATGGTCGCCTAACTATGGCACGACCAAGATTGACAAAACAAAGGGGGAGCTTTGGTTCTGTACGGAAGCCGAAGCTCTCGCTGCAGGGTGGGCTGCTCAACGGTCAAAGTGA
- a CDS encoding recombinase family protein, with protein sequence MSRVFAYARVSTSEQSVEPQVMEIQKAGFDILEHRIVSEKVSGSVEAARRKEFAKLLDKLEPGDTLVVTKLDRLGRNMIDVAGTIEALKDRQVKLHCLALSGTDLTSASGTMMVSVIAAAAQFERDLLIERTQAGLANAKAKGKVLGRRPALDAETRARVVQDHQKLQNISAVAKKYHVSRATIHRILASENA encoded by the coding sequence TTGAGCAGAGTTTTCGCCTACGCGCGCGTTTCCACATCCGAGCAGTCGGTGGAGCCGCAAGTGATGGAAATCCAGAAAGCCGGGTTCGACATCCTGGAACACCGGATTGTGTCGGAGAAGGTCAGCGGGAGCGTTGAGGCTGCGCGCCGCAAAGAGTTTGCAAAGCTTTTGGACAAGCTTGAACCGGGCGACACACTTGTCGTGACCAAGCTGGATCGCCTCGGGCGCAACATGATCGACGTGGCCGGTACGATCGAGGCTTTGAAGGATCGGCAGGTGAAACTGCACTGCCTTGCCTTGAGTGGCACAGACCTCACGTCCGCATCGGGCACGATGATGGTCAGCGTGATCGCGGCAGCAGCACAGTTTGAACGGGATCTGCTTATCGAGCGCACACAAGCTGGGCTCGCAAATGCCAAAGCCAAAGGAAAGGTTCTTGGCCGCCGACCCGCCCTGGACGCGGAGACCAGAGCGCGCGTGGTCCAGGATCACCAGAAGCTACAGAACATCAGCGCAGTGGCGAAAAAGTACCACGTCTCCCGCGCGACCATCCACCGTATCCTGGCATCAGAGAATGCTTAG
- a CDS encoding thermonuclease family protein — MKALLVAAASFFLMSLAPTHAAETVTGKVTKVRDADTIVVHGVAVRLNGVDVPENGTQAGNQATAAMKRYLRGMTITCELNGERTHDRWVGVCFTQEGHDIGAVLIASGFALDCARYSGGRYRNLEPAGARSRLRQARYC, encoded by the coding sequence ATGAAAGCACTACTTGTCGCTGCTGCCAGTTTCTTTTTGATGAGCCTGGCGCCGACCCATGCCGCCGAAACTGTCACGGGCAAAGTGACGAAGGTGCGGGATGCGGATACGATTGTTGTGCACGGCGTCGCCGTTCGTTTGAACGGCGTTGACGTGCCGGAGAACGGCACGCAGGCGGGCAATCAGGCGACGGCGGCGATGAAGCGATACTTGCGCGGCATGACCATCACCTGCGAGCTGAATGGCGAGCGCACCCATGATCGGTGGGTGGGTGTTTGCTTTACGCAGGAAGGTCACGACATCGGCGCTGTCTTGATTGCCAGCGGGTTTGCTCTTGATTGCGCGCGCTATTCGGGTGGCAGATACCGCAACCTCGAACCTGCTGGTGCCAGATCGAGACTGCGACAAGCCAGGTATTGTTGA
- a CDS encoding DUF1419 domain-containing protein yields the protein MALKFTSIHEGVADRAKSFDLINRGYGPDQRFAGQWFETTEDVYTYFLEVLPPLDWTADGFSMSEFATGFLTDAYLRINGRFFCLCIHRERAMDFTNTLRAFKATAPANAA from the coding sequence ATGGCTTTGAAATTCACATCCATTCACGAAGGGGTGGCCGACCGGGCCAAATCCTTTGACCTCATCAACCGGGGATACGGACCCGATCAACGGTTCGCAGGCCAGTGGTTCGAGACCACCGAGGACGTCTACACCTATTTCCTCGAAGTGCTGCCGCCGCTCGATTGGACCGCAGACGGGTTTTCCATGTCCGAGTTTGCAACCGGGTTCCTGACAGATGCCTACCTGCGGATCAACGGGCGGTTCTTCTGCCTGTGCATCCACCGCGAACGGGCAATGGATTTCACCAACACCCTGCGCGCGTTCAAGGCCACCGCACCTGCGAACGCCGCCTGA
- a CDS encoding ParB/RepB/Spo0J family partition protein — MTKKSQSEMTQGTLKSLALSSLSLSPLNPRQEVPDEDVASLAESIKTVGLIQPIAGLETKDGVEIVAGGRRLRALRLAAADLGQDEATYLVNVTVTTDAAQAQSWASTENVNRKNLHPAQEVRAYADMIQSGSDESTVAKAFGVTVRHVKGRMKLAVLPTVILDALRADEITLDVAAAYTVADTTEQAAEVFERLNGGWMGDQLHSIRSELTQDAADGDGKLATFVGRAAYEAAGGAVTEDLFGEDVYFTDSEIVQQLADAKLAEAAEALKGEGWLWVETAYEQPSYEVTQKMGRAYAQPVAPSEDQQARYDALADIVETDTATEAEMAEFDALEEAMEQKAYTEDQKRLAGVFLYITYHGELGATYGMIRPENRKEAEDAGICAKNAHHTSYSAAEKPKSAYSAALTADLARVRTCAVQTALLDKPELALDLVTFALVQSMYDSPIGISTTQPRNTPDDDAGLTVDARIAHEYETPIRAKPAAEKFAAFRALPKKERNAALTGEVAKLMQATLADHAQNPLIEMVATLAGANVRAVWTPSEAFLNRLKADQLIEAMAFILGEAPQKSFTSLKKGEKAARLAAIFAGKKGIPPLSAEQKRRAEAWVPDGMATAPAVTPKTAKPAKAKKAAA; from the coding sequence ATGACAAAGAAATCACAATCCGAAATGACCCAAGGCACCCTGAAATCACTGGCCCTGTCCAGCCTCAGCCTGTCGCCCCTCAACCCGCGTCAGGAGGTGCCCGACGAAGATGTGGCCTCACTGGCCGAGAGCATCAAGACCGTGGGTCTGATCCAGCCAATTGCGGGATTGGAAACCAAAGACGGTGTGGAAATCGTCGCGGGTGGGCGTCGCTTGCGCGCCCTGCGGCTTGCTGCCGCCGATCTGGGGCAGGATGAAGCCACCTATTTGGTCAATGTGACCGTGACCACGGATGCGGCACAGGCGCAAAGCTGGGCTTCGACCGAGAACGTCAACCGCAAGAACCTGCACCCCGCGCAAGAGGTCCGCGCCTATGCGGATATGATCCAATCGGGATCAGATGAAAGCACCGTGGCCAAAGCCTTTGGTGTGACCGTGCGCCATGTGAAAGGCCGCATGAAGCTAGCGGTATTGCCAACGGTCATTCTGGATGCGCTGCGCGCCGATGAAATCACGCTGGACGTTGCCGCCGCCTATACCGTGGCCGACACTACTGAGCAGGCCGCAGAGGTCTTTGAACGGCTCAACGGCGGGTGGATGGGCGACCAGCTGCACAGCATTCGGTCTGAATTGACCCAAGATGCAGCCGACGGTGATGGCAAGCTGGCGACCTTCGTAGGCCGCGCGGCCTATGAAGCCGCAGGCGGTGCTGTCACCGAGGACCTGTTTGGCGAGGATGTGTATTTCACGGACAGCGAAATCGTTCAACAGTTGGCCGACGCCAAGCTGGCCGAGGCCGCAGAGGCGCTAAAGGGTGAGGGATGGCTGTGGGTTGAAACAGCCTATGAGCAGCCTTCCTATGAGGTGACGCAGAAGATGGGCCGCGCCTATGCCCAGCCTGTTGCGCCGAGCGAAGACCAGCAGGCCCGCTATGACGCACTGGCCGACATCGTGGAGACGGACACGGCGACGGAGGCGGAAATGGCCGAGTTTGACGCTTTGGAAGAAGCGATGGAGCAGAAAGCCTATACCGAGGATCAAAAGAGGCTGGCGGGCGTGTTCCTCTATATCACCTATCACGGTGAGTTGGGCGCGACCTATGGCATGATCCGGCCCGAAAATCGCAAGGAGGCCGAAGACGCCGGTATCTGTGCCAAGAACGCGCATCACACCAGCTACAGCGCGGCAGAGAAGCCAAAGAGCGCCTATAGCGCGGCTCTGACCGCTGATCTGGCGCGGGTGCGTACCTGTGCGGTGCAGACCGCCTTGCTCGACAAGCCCGAACTGGCGCTGGACCTTGTGACCTTCGCCCTCGTGCAGAGCATGTATGACAGCCCCATCGGGATCAGCACCACCCAGCCCCGCAACACGCCCGACGACGACGCGGGCCTGACGGTAGATGCCCGGATTGCCCATGAATATGAAACGCCTATCCGGGCCAAACCAGCGGCAGAGAAGTTTGCAGCCTTTCGCGCACTGCCGAAGAAAGAGCGCAACGCCGCGCTGACCGGTGAGGTTGCCAAGCTGATGCAGGCGACCTTGGCGGATCATGCCCAGAACCCTTTGATTGAAATGGTCGCAACGCTGGCCGGGGCTAATGTGCGGGCAGTCTGGACGCCGAGCGAGGCGTTCCTCAACCGCCTCAAGGCAGATCAGTTGATCGAGGCCATGGCCTTCATTCTGGGCGAGGCCCCGCAGAAATCCTTCACCAGCCTCAAGAAGGGCGAGAAAGCCGCCCGGCTGGCTGCGATCTTTGCGGGCAAGAAAGGCATCCCGCCGCTCTCAGCCGAGCAGAAGCGCCGCGCCGAGGCGTGGGTGCCCGACGGCATGGCGACAGCGCCCGCCGTAACGCCGAAAACCGCCAAGCCCGCCAAAGCCAAGAAGGCAGCGGCCTGA
- a CDS encoding zinc finger domain-containing protein, with product MIDFTAYRHPVLAVACPECGKRAGAWCIRPSGHTAMDLHRSRKAEADRVFIDQHGPDASIERVQDSWAIDPQGRAHIRPQPEQLALF from the coding sequence ATGATAGATTTTACAGCATACCGCCATCCGGTGCTGGCCGTTGCCTGCCCCGAGTGCGGCAAGCGGGCGGGCGCGTGGTGCATCCGTCCCAGCGGCCACACCGCGATGGACCTGCACAGGAGCCGCAAAGCAGAGGCTGACCGCGTGTTCATCGACCAGCACGGCCCGGACGCCAGCATCGAGCGCGTGCAGGACAGTTGGGCCATTGATCCGCAAGGCCGCGCGCATATCCGCCCGCAACCCGAACAGCTTGCGCTTTTTTGA
- a CDS encoding type II toxin-antitoxin system VapB family antitoxin has product MALYIRDETVDDLAKQVMKATGAINKTEAVRAALKAQLVAETQKKPLLERINEVRAMADTIGAPDPDFDMKTYTDEMWGDG; this is encoded by the coding sequence ATGGCCCTCTATATTCGAGATGAAACCGTCGATGATCTGGCAAAACAGGTCATGAAAGCCACCGGAGCCATCAATAAAACCGAGGCAGTCCGCGCCGCCCTGAAAGCCCAGCTTGTGGCGGAGACGCAGAAAAAGCCGCTGTTGGAGCGGATCAACGAGGTGCGGGCGATGGCTGACACCATTGGCGCACCTGATCCTGACTTCGACATGAAGACCTACACGGACGAGATGTGGGGCGATGGCTGA
- a CDS encoding type II toxin-antitoxin system VapC family toxin, with the protein MFIDASAIVAIINEEPGSDEIVRRIEDHKGQRFVSPLVRFEVVAAVARSRSGATRPTSEQCETAEKTVDAFCASIGAKDITITPSVGAKALMAARTYGKMVGHEADLNFGDCFAYACARAYNARLVYKGNDFLKTDMA; encoded by the coding sequence ATGTTCATCGACGCATCTGCCATCGTGGCAATCATCAATGAAGAACCCGGCTCTGATGAAATCGTGCGCCGGATCGAGGATCACAAGGGACAGAGGTTCGTCTCCCCCTTGGTGCGCTTCGAGGTCGTCGCCGCTGTTGCGCGGTCAAGGTCCGGTGCGACGCGACCAACATCCGAGCAGTGCGAGACCGCAGAGAAGACCGTGGATGCGTTCTGTGCCAGCATCGGGGCCAAGGATATCACGATCACACCGTCCGTTGGCGCGAAGGCGCTGATGGCGGCCCGTACATATGGCAAAATGGTGGGCCATGAAGCAGATTTGAACTTTGGCGATTGTTTTGCCTACGCCTGCGCCCGCGCCTACAACGCTCGACTGGTCTACAAGGGCAATGATTTCCTGAAAACGGATATGGCCTGA
- a CDS encoding DUF736 domain-containing protein, translating to MAIDGQITRTDDDAFTGWIASLTFDVDIVLTQNPYKKEDKHPDFEITTKTPRNREIRIGSAWEQTSKAGNDYLSLSVMVNGQQVRVNALRGKDDPEGTYRLVPLAG from the coding sequence ATGGCAATCGACGGACAAATCACCCGCACTGACGACGACGCATTCACCGGCTGGATCGCATCGCTGACCTTCGACGTAGACATCGTCCTGACCCAGAACCCCTACAAGAAAGAGGACAAGCACCCCGACTTCGAGATCACCACCAAGACCCCGCGCAACCGCGAAATCCGCATCGGATCGGCCTGGGAGCAAACCAGCAAGGCCGGGAACGACTACCTCTCCCTCTCGGTCATGGTGAACGGCCAGCAGGTGCGCGTGAACGCCCTGCGCGGCAAGGATGATCCCGAGGGCACCTACCGCCTGGTCCCGCTGGCTGGCTAG